Proteins from a genomic interval of Gluconacetobacter diazotrophicus PA1 5:
- a CDS encoding IS481-like element ISGdi9 family transposase, with protein MGQVHHGSATTTAAVRRAIQHSQESLRVLAKRYGINPKTVAKWKGRTDTSDRRTGPKVASSTILSTEEEAIVVAFRRHTLLPLDDCLYALQATIPHLTRSSLHRCFQRHGISRLPETEGDKPKRSKFKSYPIGYFHIDIAEVRTEMGRLYLLVAIDRTSKFAFVQLHEKATRRVAGDFLRALAAAVPYRIHTVLTDNGTHFTDPAGNGWTPEDIKAMRADGVLFRCHSFELACADLDIEHRLTKPRHPWTNGQVERMNRTIKDATVKRFYYETHDQLRQHLADFVTAYNFARRLKTLRGLTPYEFICQQWEKEPSRFIHNPHHQIPGPNK; from the coding sequence ATGGGCCAGGTTCACCACGGAAGCGCCACGACGACAGCGGCAGTCCGTCGAGCGATACAACATAGTCAAGAGAGCCTGAGGGTTCTGGCGAAACGCTACGGGATCAACCCGAAGACGGTCGCCAAATGGAAGGGGCGGACCGATACGTCGGATCGACGCACCGGTCCGAAGGTCGCATCCTCAACCATCCTGTCGACCGAAGAAGAAGCGATCGTTGTGGCCTTCCGTCGCCATACCCTGCTGCCTCTTGATGATTGCCTTTATGCGCTTCAGGCGACGATCCCGCATCTGACGCGATCTTCCCTGCACCGTTGTTTTCAGCGCCATGGGATCAGCCGCCTGCCCGAGACCGAAGGCGACAAACCAAAACGGTCGAAGTTCAAGAGTTATCCGATCGGCTATTTTCACATCGACATTGCTGAAGTCCGCACTGAAATGGGGCGCCTTTATCTTCTGGTGGCGATCGACCGGACCTCGAAATTCGCTTTTGTCCAATTGCACGAGAAAGCGACACGTCGCGTTGCCGGTGACTTCCTGCGTGCTCTGGCCGCTGCGGTTCCCTACCGCATCCATACCGTGCTGACCGATAACGGCACGCATTTTACCGATCCGGCCGGCAATGGATGGACACCCGAAGACATCAAGGCCATGCGGGCGGATGGTGTCCTGTTCCGGTGCCACTCTTTTGAACTGGCCTGTGCTGATCTCGATATCGAGCATCGACTGACAAAGCCGCGACATCCCTGGACGAATGGCCAGGTCGAGAGGATGAACCGCACGATCAAGGACGCCACCGTCAAGCGCTTCTACTACGAAACACATGACCAGTTGCGTCAACACCTCGCCGACTTCGTTACCGCCTACAATTTCGCCCGCAGGCTCAAGACCCTGCGCGGCCTCACTCCATATGAATTCATTTGTCAGCAGTGGGAAAAAGAACCATCACGGTTCATACATAATCCGCACCACCAAATCCCGGGACCAAACAAATAG
- a CDS encoding IS5-like element ISGdi2 family transposase, with protein MWTPEQRGRMARITRKTKRYPSDMTEEEWARIAPLMPEPGRTGRPREIEFREVINAVRYLVRSGCGWRMLPIHFGHWRTVYGWFRELARRFLFQTIHDVELMLDRERSGREASPSAGVIDSQSIKAPHAKTRGYDAGKKIVGRKRHIAVDTDGRLLMVNLTPADISDSAGAQMILDAIRKRWPWVKHLFADGAYDRLQLMDKAAYLDFVVEVIRRRDGAKGFEVLPRRWVVERTFGWMTRWRRLVRDYERRIDVSQAMIFVAMGANLTRRNAHP; from the coding sequence ATGTGGACGCCAGAGCAGAGAGGCCGCATGGCCAGGATTACCCGCAAGACGAAGCGTTATCCGTCTGATATGACGGAGGAGGAATGGGCGCGCATCGCGCCACTGATGCCCGAGCCGGGACGCACGGGGCGTCCGCGCGAGATCGAATTCCGCGAGGTGATCAACGCGGTTCGTTACCTGGTTCGATCCGGCTGCGGCTGGCGAATGCTGCCGATCCATTTCGGGCATTGGCGTACGGTCTATGGTTGGTTCAGGGAATTGGCCCGGCGGTTCCTGTTCCAGACCATTCATGATGTGGAACTGATGCTTGACCGGGAGCGCTCGGGCCGTGAAGCCAGCCCTTCGGCCGGAGTGATCGACAGCCAGAGCATCAAGGCGCCGCACGCGAAAACAAGAGGTTACGACGCTGGAAAGAAGATTGTCGGGCGCAAGCGGCATATCGCCGTGGATACGGACGGACGCCTGCTGATGGTCAACCTGACGCCGGCGGACATCTCCGACAGCGCCGGAGCGCAGATGATCCTGGACGCGATCCGCAAGCGCTGGCCGTGGGTCAAGCATCTATTCGCGGACGGTGCCTATGACCGGCTCCAGTTGATGGACAAGGCTGCCTACCTGGACTTCGTCGTCGAGGTGATCCGTCGCAGGGACGGAGCGAAAGGCTTTGAGGTTCTCCCCCGGCGCTGGGTCGTGGAGCGAACCTTCGGATGGATGACCCGATGGCGACGCCTCGTGCGCGATTACGAGCGTCGCATCGATGTCTCACAGGCCATGATCTTCGTCGCCATGGGCGCCAATCTCACCCGAAGAAACGCTCATCCATGA